Proteins from a single region of Sebastes umbrosus isolate fSebUmb1 chromosome 8, fSebUmb1.pri, whole genome shotgun sequence:
- the LOC119492600 gene encoding lymphocyte antigen 6G-like: protein MQFYGALILLMTLSAACALKCYSCKGETCTGNVTCPINSVSPLDRCASFEDDGVITKSCMNSNACVDHIKCCSTDLCNSAVPTGSSVLLLLVSSAIITVFL from the exons ATGCAGTTTTATGGAGCTCTGATCCTGCTTATGACTCTGTCTGCAG CATGTGCATTGAAATGCTACTCATGCAAAGGGGAAACCTGCACAGGCAACGTAACTTGTCCCATCAATTCCGTTAGCCCCCTTGACCGTTGTGCCTCCTTTGAGGATGACG GTGTCATCACCAAGTCCTGCATGAACAGTAATGCGTGTGTTGACCACATAAAGTGCTGTAGCACAGACTTGTGCAACAGCGCCGTACCCACTGGTTCCAGtgtcctcctcctgctggtGTCCTCAGCCATCATCACAGTCTTCCTCTGA
- the LOC119492596 gene encoding lymphocyte antigen 6B-like, with the protein MQFYGALILLMTLSAACALKCYSCQGATCTDKITCPFNPLAPLDRCATTDVSGVITKTCMNSNLCHDPIKCCSTDLCNSAVPTGSSVVLLLVSSAIITVFL; encoded by the exons ATGCAGTTTTATGGAGCTCTGATCCTGCTTATGACTCTGTCTGCAG CATGTGCATTGAAATGCTACTCATGTCAAGGGGCAACCTGCACTGACAAGATAACTTGTCCGTTCAATCCCCTTGCCCCCCTTGACCGTTGTGCCACCACTGACGTGAGCG GTGTCATCACCAAGACCTGCATGAACAGTAATTTGTGTCATGACCCCATAAAGTGCTGTAGCACAGACTTGTGCAACAGCGCCGTACCCACTGGTTCCAGTGTCGTCCTCCTGCTGGTGTCCTCAGCCATCATCACAGTCTTCCTCTGA